The following are from one region of the Salvia splendens isolate huo1 chromosome 2, SspV2, whole genome shotgun sequence genome:
- the LOC121761932 gene encoding protein trichome birefringence-like 33 yields MKAPPSSSAALLRKGRLSPYLFTLLAFILFVTILYGEDFSCIFGGQFEDYRPYPSLSSPAKTKKKVEKLAFALREGESGCDIFSGRWVWDNRHPLYEEADCPYIQPQLTCQEHGRPDIDYQHWRWQPHACSLPSFNATLMMETLRGKRMMFVGDSLNRGQFVSMVCLVHKIIPEDRKSMTTNGSLTIFSAKDYNATIEFYWAPFLLESNSDDAIVHRISDRLVRKGSINKHGKYWKGVDIMVFNTYLWWMTGLKFNILQQTLGSEDRDIAEVPTEDAYRMAMKTMLRWAKKNMDPNNTRVFFTSMSPTHAKAIDWGGSKKGNCYNQSEMIDDPNYWGSDSRKSVMNVIGEVFRRSRYPITFLNITQMSSYRKDAHTSIYKKQWNPLTPEQLANPVSYADCTHWCLPGLQDTWNELLFAKLFYP; encoded by the exons atgaaggcgCCACCGTCTTCCTCCGCCGCCCTCCTCCGCAAGGGGCGGCTGTCGCCGTACCTTTTCACCCTACTCGCTTTCATCTTGTTCGTCACGATCCTCTACGGCGAGGACTTCAGCTGCATCTTCGGCGGCCAATTCGAGGACTATCGCCCTTACCCGAGCTTGTCTTCGCCAGCAAAAACAA AGAAGAAGGTTGAAAAGCTGGCTTTCGCCCTGAGAGAGGGCGAGAGCGGCTGCGACATCTTCAGCGGGCGGTGGGTGTGGGACAACCGTCACCCGCTCTACGAGGAGGCTGACTGTCCGTACATCCAACCCCAGCTGACATGTCAGGAGCACGGCCGCCCTGACATCGACTACCAGCATTGGCGATGGCAGCCTCACGCCTGTTCTCTCCCAAG TTTCAACGCGACATTAATGATGGAAACTCTTCGAGGCAAGAGAATGATGTTCGTGGGGGACTCTCTGAACCGGGGCCAATTCGTCTCGATGGTCTGCCTTGTCCACAAGATCATACCCGAAGACCGGAAATCTATGACCACCAACGGCTCGCTGACGATTTTCTCGGCCAAG GATTACAACGCGACAATTGAATTCTACTGGGCGCCGTTTCTCCTAGAGTCGAACTCGGATGATGCAATCGTGCACAGAATAAGCGACAGGCTGGTGCGGAAGGGGTCCATCAACAAGCACGGGAAATACTGGAAAGGAGTTGACATAATGGTGTTCAATACGTATCTCTGGTGGATGACTGGCCTCAAGTTCAACATACT ACAACAGACCTTGGGCAGCGAAGACAGAGACATAGCAGAGGTGCCAACAGAGGACGCCTACCGGATGGCCATGAAAACGATGCTGCGATGGGCCAAGAAAAACATGGATCCCAACAACACCAGAGTGTTCTTCACCAGCATGTCGCCTACCCACGCAAA GGCGATCGACTGGGGAGGGAGCAAGAAGGGAAACTGCTACAATCAGAGCGAAATGATAGATGATCCAAACTACTGGGGATCAGACAGTCGGAAGAGTGTGATGAATGTGATAGGGGAAGTGTTTAGGAGGTCGAGGTATCCGATCACGTTCCTAAACATCACGCAGATGTCGAGCTACAGAAAGGATGCACACACATCCATTTACAAGAAGCAATGGAACCCCTTGACACCGGAGCAGCTCGCCAATCCGGTCAGCTACGCGGATTGCACGCATTGGTGTTTGCCTGGCCTTCAAGATACTTGGAATGAACTACTTTTTGCTAAGCTTTTTTATCCATGA
- the LOC121774591 gene encoding rRNA 2'-O-methyltransferase fibrillarin-like, with translation MGTPETPTSDRVETGRGGGGRSGGGGRRSGGGGRRGGGVPGRRGAFYKMAESVAIARAWEAVKTDAIVGTDQTDVCFWKRVVTVYNGFKPVGSVERSHDQIRKKFSRITRALKRFTDIYENQLRSA, from the coding sequence ATGGGGACACCGGAGACCCCGACGTCCGATCGTGTGGAGACGGGGAGAGGCGGCGGCGGGCGAAGTGGTGGCGGCGGGAGGcgaagcggcggcggcggcaggcGAGGCGGCGGCGTGCCCGGTCGACGGGGGGCGTTCTACAAAATGGCAGAGTCTGTTGCTATTGCCAGGGCCTGGGAGGCGGTTAAGACGGATGCCATAGTTGGTACAGATCAGACCGATGTTTGCTTCTGGAAGCGCGTCGTGACGGTATACAACGGATTCAAACCGGTAGGCAGCGTTGAGCGTTCACACGACCAGATCCGGAAGAAGTTCAGCAGGATCACTAGAGCCCTCAAGAGGTTCACTGACATATACGAAAACCAACTCCGCTCTGCTTAG